A single window of Gossypium hirsutum isolate 1008001.06 chromosome A10, Gossypium_hirsutum_v2.1, whole genome shotgun sequence DNA harbors:
- the LOC107897204 gene encoding broad specificity amino-acid racemase RacX isoform X2, translating into MFNTSLQMSLNCPSHLSVSVTRQRNVCKRRLNPVLAVPPSSVILHTDESGEFPESRNSSSSSNASLSSCAGSLLCHPNTVGIMGGGSVDSTLSFVRKLVHWSKENEETCTPFVLCSDPVLNRELLSLERNSSTLCSRNARSQFDHSPIVENLLSKRVFLEKSGAQCIVVPCHISHSWHDEVFNGCSIPSLHMAECVSRELKEAKLKPLEAGSPLRIGVLATDVTLKAGFYQEKLQNEGFEVVLPDKATMEHTVIPAIDAINRKDMEGARNLLRIALQVLLVREVNTVILASNDMCDLLPRDDPLLKKCIDPMDALVMSTIKWAQQAVKEANRRTTTRVKVRLLLQ; encoded by the exons ATGTTTAATACAAGCTTGCAAATGTCACTGAATTGCCCATCTCACTTATCAGTGTCTGTAACTAGGCAGAGAAATGTTTGTAAGAGAAGGCTGAATCCGGTTCTAGCTGTGCCCCCGTCCTCAGTGATCTTACACACTGATGAAAGTGGGGAATTTCCTGAATCTAGGAACAGTTCTAGTTCAAGTAATGCTTCTTTAAGCAGCTGTGCTGGGTCCTTGCTTTGTCATCCTAATACTGTGGGGATAATGGGAGGAGGATCTGTTGATTCTACTCTCAGTTTCGTTAGAAAACTTGTTCATTGGagtaaagaaaatgaagagactTGCACGCCCTTTGTTCTTTGCTCTGATCCAGTGTTGAATAGGGAGCTTTTATCCCTGGAGAGGAATTCTTCTACTCTCTGCAGTAGAAATGCACGTTCGCAATTTGATCATAGCCCGATTGTCGAAAATTTACTAAGTAAAAGAGTTTTCCTTGAGAAATCAGGAGCTCAGTGCATTGTAGTGCCTTGTCATATTTCACACTCATGGCATGATGAAGTGTTTAACGGATGTTCTATTCCTTCCCTTCACATGGCTGAGTGTGTTTCCAGGGAGCTTAAGGAAGCCAAGTTGAAGCCACTAGAAGCTGGGAGCCCTTTGCGGATAGGGGTTCTTGCCACCGATGTGACTTTAAAAGCAGGGTTTTACCAAGAGAAACTGCAGAATGAG GGATTTGAGGTTGTGCTGCCAGATAAAGCAACCATGGAGCACACTGTAATCCCTGCAATTGATGCTATAAATAGAAAAGACATGGAAGGGGCACGAAATCTGCTGAGAATCGCTCTCCAAGTCCTCTTGGTGAGGGAAGTTAACACTGTTATCCTTGCGTCCAATGATATGTGTGATCTTTTGCCACGAGATGATCCACTTCTTAAGAAATGTATTGACCCAATGGATGCATTGGTCATGTCAACTATCAAGTGGGCACAACAAGCTGTGAAGGAAG CGAATCGAAGAACAACGACAAGGGTGAAAGTAAGATTACTTCTGCAATGA
- the LOC107896079 gene encoding uncharacterized protein isoform X2, whose amino-acid sequence MCKTPVEVTTSQLMASELFPTYVVKVLLYPGAVANAIIKRRTLPRYSKLLKLYNISALRKSTAVSDLQRLEILAGSYLSVVGAFIGLSRRARMSLFGTMLIIWSLVREIVLGQFHNMFPTKSIQMYPTLILAVVCAFLSIKKDVRKLIHSPRARRVKLS is encoded by the exons ATGTGCAAAACACCCGTTGAGGTAACAACCTCTCAGTTGATGGCCAGTGAACTCTTCCCTACATATGTAGTTAAGGTCCTTCTATATCCAGGGGCTGTTGCCAATGCTATCATCAAAAGAAGGACTCTTCCAAGGTATAGCAAATTGCTGAAATTATATAACATCAGTGCTTTGAGGAAATCTACTGCTGTATCTGATCTCCAGCGCCTAGAG ATTCTTGCCGGAAGCTACTTGTCTGTGGTGGGAGCTTTTATAGGTCTCTCAAGGCGTGCAAGAATGAGCCTTTTTGGGACAATGCTTATAATATGGAGTCTTGTCAGAGAGATCGTTCTGGGACAATTTCATAACATGTTCCCCACAAAATCTATTCAAATGTACCCAACATTGATACTTGCTGTTGTTTGTGCTTTTTTGTCAATTAAAAAGGATGTAAGAAAACTAATCCATAGTCCCAGAGCAAGGCGAGTCAAATTGTCGTGA
- the LOC107897204 gene encoding broad specificity amino-acid racemase RacX isoform X3, which translates to MFNTSLQMSLNCPSHLSVSVTRQRNVCKRRLNPVLAVPPSSVILHTDESGEFPESRNSSSSSNASLSSCAGSLLCHPNTVGIMGGGSVDSTLSFVRKLVHWSKENEETCTPFVLCSDPVLNRELLSLERNSSTLCSRNARSQFDHSPIVENLLSKRVFLEKSGAQCIVVPCHISHSWHDEVFNGCSIPSLHMAECVSRELKEAKLKPLEAGSPLRIGVLATDVTLKAGFYQEKLQNEGFEVVLPDKATMEHTVIPAIDAINRKDMEGARNLLRIALQVLLVREVNTVILASNDMCDLLPRDDPLLKKCIDPMDALVMSTIKWAQQAVKEGMQHFSTH; encoded by the exons ATGTTTAATACAAGCTTGCAAATGTCACTGAATTGCCCATCTCACTTATCAGTGTCTGTAACTAGGCAGAGAAATGTTTGTAAGAGAAGGCTGAATCCGGTTCTAGCTGTGCCCCCGTCCTCAGTGATCTTACACACTGATGAAAGTGGGGAATTTCCTGAATCTAGGAACAGTTCTAGTTCAAGTAATGCTTCTTTAAGCAGCTGTGCTGGGTCCTTGCTTTGTCATCCTAATACTGTGGGGATAATGGGAGGAGGATCTGTTGATTCTACTCTCAGTTTCGTTAGAAAACTTGTTCATTGGagtaaagaaaatgaagagactTGCACGCCCTTTGTTCTTTGCTCTGATCCAGTGTTGAATAGGGAGCTTTTATCCCTGGAGAGGAATTCTTCTACTCTCTGCAGTAGAAATGCACGTTCGCAATTTGATCATAGCCCGATTGTCGAAAATTTACTAAGTAAAAGAGTTTTCCTTGAGAAATCAGGAGCTCAGTGCATTGTAGTGCCTTGTCATATTTCACACTCATGGCATGATGAAGTGTTTAACGGATGTTCTATTCCTTCCCTTCACATGGCTGAGTGTGTTTCCAGGGAGCTTAAGGAAGCCAAGTTGAAGCCACTAGAAGCTGGGAGCCCTTTGCGGATAGGGGTTCTTGCCACCGATGTGACTTTAAAAGCAGGGTTTTACCAAGAGAAACTGCAGAATGAG GGATTTGAGGTTGTGCTGCCAGATAAAGCAACCATGGAGCACACTGTAATCCCTGCAATTGATGCTATAAATAGAAAAGACATGGAAGGGGCACGAAATCTGCTGAGAATCGCTCTCCAAGTCCTCTTGGTGAGGGAAGTTAACACTGTTATCCTTGCGTCCAATGATATGTGTGATCTTTTGCCACGAGATGATCCACTTCTTAAGAAATGTATTGACCCAATGGATGCATTGGTCATGTCAACTATCAAGTGGGCACAACAAGCTGTGAAGGAAG GTATGCAACATTTCAGCACTCATTAA
- the LOC107896079 gene encoding uncharacterized protein isoform X1 encodes MASSKEWANFISSIASFMYFLLIIFQIPLFRVPCRFGMCKTPVEVTTSQLMASELFPTYVVKVLLYPGAVANAIIKRRTLPRYSKLLKLYNISALRKSTAVSDLQRLEILAGSYLSVVGAFIGLSRRARMSLFGTMLIIWSLVREIVLGQFHNMFPTKSIQMYPTLILAVVCAFLSIKKDVRKLIHSPRARRVKLS; translated from the exons ATGGCTTCTTCAAAGGAATGGGCAAACTTCATCTCCTCCATTGCTTCTTTTATGTATTTCCTTCTTATTATCTTCCAAATCCCTCTTTTCAG GGTACCATGTAGATTTGGAATGTGCAAAACACCCGTTGAGGTAACAACCTCTCAGTTGATGGCCAGTGAACTCTTCCCTACATATGTAGTTAAGGTCCTTCTATATCCAGGGGCTGTTGCCAATGCTATCATCAAAAGAAGGACTCTTCCAAGGTATAGCAAATTGCTGAAATTATATAACATCAGTGCTTTGAGGAAATCTACTGCTGTATCTGATCTCCAGCGCCTAGAG ATTCTTGCCGGAAGCTACTTGTCTGTGGTGGGAGCTTTTATAGGTCTCTCAAGGCGTGCAAGAATGAGCCTTTTTGGGACAATGCTTATAATATGGAGTCTTGTCAGAGAGATCGTTCTGGGACAATTTCATAACATGTTCCCCACAAAATCTATTCAAATGTACCCAACATTGATACTTGCTGTTGTTTGTGCTTTTTTGTCAATTAAAAAGGATGTAAGAAAACTAATCCATAGTCCCAGAGCAAGGCGAGTCAAATTGTCGTGA
- the LOC107897204 gene encoding broad specificity amino-acid racemase RacX isoform X1, with product MFNTSLQMSLNCPSHLSVSVTRQRNVCKRRLNPVLAVPPSSVILHTDESGEFPESRNSSSSSNASLSSCAGSLLCHPNTVGIMGGGSVDSTLSFVRKLVHWSKENEETCTPFVLCSDPVLNRELLSLERNSSTLCSRNARSQFDHSPIVENLLSKRVFLEKSGAQCIVVPCHISHSWHDEVFNGCSIPSLHMAECVSRELKEAKLKPLEAGSPLRIGVLATDVTLKAGFYQEKLQNEGFEVVLPDKATMEHTVIPAIDAINRKDMEGARNLLRIALQVLLVREVNTVILASNDMCDLLPRDDPLLKKCIDPMDALVMSTIKWAQQAVKEVQVCNISALINLSRAKALVTDMLNSLRLFKLCISSTKHSWLSLAADLLKRKEPIITFAASRTQISTLLGF from the exons ATGTTTAATACAAGCTTGCAAATGTCACTGAATTGCCCATCTCACTTATCAGTGTCTGTAACTAGGCAGAGAAATGTTTGTAAGAGAAGGCTGAATCCGGTTCTAGCTGTGCCCCCGTCCTCAGTGATCTTACACACTGATGAAAGTGGGGAATTTCCTGAATCTAGGAACAGTTCTAGTTCAAGTAATGCTTCTTTAAGCAGCTGTGCTGGGTCCTTGCTTTGTCATCCTAATACTGTGGGGATAATGGGAGGAGGATCTGTTGATTCTACTCTCAGTTTCGTTAGAAAACTTGTTCATTGGagtaaagaaaatgaagagactTGCACGCCCTTTGTTCTTTGCTCTGATCCAGTGTTGAATAGGGAGCTTTTATCCCTGGAGAGGAATTCTTCTACTCTCTGCAGTAGAAATGCACGTTCGCAATTTGATCATAGCCCGATTGTCGAAAATTTACTAAGTAAAAGAGTTTTCCTTGAGAAATCAGGAGCTCAGTGCATTGTAGTGCCTTGTCATATTTCACACTCATGGCATGATGAAGTGTTTAACGGATGTTCTATTCCTTCCCTTCACATGGCTGAGTGTGTTTCCAGGGAGCTTAAGGAAGCCAAGTTGAAGCCACTAGAAGCTGGGAGCCCTTTGCGGATAGGGGTTCTTGCCACCGATGTGACTTTAAAAGCAGGGTTTTACCAAGAGAAACTGCAGAATGAG GGATTTGAGGTTGTGCTGCCAGATAAAGCAACCATGGAGCACACTGTAATCCCTGCAATTGATGCTATAAATAGAAAAGACATGGAAGGGGCACGAAATCTGCTGAGAATCGCTCTCCAAGTCCTCTTGGTGAGGGAAGTTAACACTGTTATCCTTGCGTCCAATGATATGTGTGATCTTTTGCCACGAGATGATCCACTTCTTAAGAAATGTATTGACCCAATGGATGCATTGGTCATGTCAACTATCAAGTGGGCACAACAAGCTGTGAAGGAAG TGCAGGTATGCAACATTTCAGCACTCATTAATCTCTCAAGAGCAAAAGCACTTGTCACCGACATGCTCAACTCATTGAGGTTGTTCAAGCTCTGCATTTCTTCTACTAAGCACTCATGGTTATCTTTGGCAGCCGATTTGTTGAAAAGAAAAGAACCCATCATAACATTTGCAGCTTCGAGAACCCAGATATCAACCCTCTTGGGATTCTGA
- the LOC107897204 gene encoding broad specificity amino-acid racemase RacX isoform X4, whose protein sequence is MFNTSLQMSLNCPSHLSVSVTRQRNVCKRRLNPVLAVPPSSVILHTDESGEFPESRNSSSSSNASLSSCAGSLLCHPNTVGIMGGGSVDSTLSFVRKLVHWSKENEETCTPFVLCSDPVLNRELLSLERNSSTLCSRNARSQFDHSPIVENLLSKRVFLEKSGAQCIVVPCHISHSWHDEVFNGCSIPSLHMAECVSRELKEAKLKPLEAGSPLRIGVLATDVTLKAGFYQEKLQNEGFEVVLPDKATMEHTVIPAIDAINRKDMEGARNLLRIALQVLLVREVNTVILASNDMCDLLPRDDPLLKKCIDPMDALVMSTIKWAQQAVKEVQPIC, encoded by the exons ATGTTTAATACAAGCTTGCAAATGTCACTGAATTGCCCATCTCACTTATCAGTGTCTGTAACTAGGCAGAGAAATGTTTGTAAGAGAAGGCTGAATCCGGTTCTAGCTGTGCCCCCGTCCTCAGTGATCTTACACACTGATGAAAGTGGGGAATTTCCTGAATCTAGGAACAGTTCTAGTTCAAGTAATGCTTCTTTAAGCAGCTGTGCTGGGTCCTTGCTTTGTCATCCTAATACTGTGGGGATAATGGGAGGAGGATCTGTTGATTCTACTCTCAGTTTCGTTAGAAAACTTGTTCATTGGagtaaagaaaatgaagagactTGCACGCCCTTTGTTCTTTGCTCTGATCCAGTGTTGAATAGGGAGCTTTTATCCCTGGAGAGGAATTCTTCTACTCTCTGCAGTAGAAATGCACGTTCGCAATTTGATCATAGCCCGATTGTCGAAAATTTACTAAGTAAAAGAGTTTTCCTTGAGAAATCAGGAGCTCAGTGCATTGTAGTGCCTTGTCATATTTCACACTCATGGCATGATGAAGTGTTTAACGGATGTTCTATTCCTTCCCTTCACATGGCTGAGTGTGTTTCCAGGGAGCTTAAGGAAGCCAAGTTGAAGCCACTAGAAGCTGGGAGCCCTTTGCGGATAGGGGTTCTTGCCACCGATGTGACTTTAAAAGCAGGGTTTTACCAAGAGAAACTGCAGAATGAG GGATTTGAGGTTGTGCTGCCAGATAAAGCAACCATGGAGCACACTGTAATCCCTGCAATTGATGCTATAAATAGAAAAGACATGGAAGGGGCACGAAATCTGCTGAGAATCGCTCTCCAAGTCCTCTTGGTGAGGGAAGTTAACACTGTTATCCTTGCGTCCAATGATATGTGTGATCTTTTGCCACGAGATGATCCACTTCTTAAGAAATGTATTGACCCAATGGATGCATTGGTCATGTCAACTATCAAGTGGGCACAACAAGCTGTGAAGGAAG TGCAG CCGATTTGTTGA